In a single window of the Brachionichthys hirsutus isolate HB-005 chromosome 18, CSIRO-AGI_Bhir_v1, whole genome shotgun sequence genome:
- the tmx1 gene encoding thioredoxin-related transmembrane protein 1, with protein sequence MLVCIERKAEAIWCLLGESFRVGCEERGGKGGLSGRFIITSLPTIYHCKDGVFRKYQGARTKVDLLSFVDEQKWKAVEPVSSWLGPSSILMNSMSVLFKLSMFIRQWHNYMTEQLGIPVWGSYVIFGLVTLFSGLALGLLLVFIADFVFPSRRFSSQDYLQKKHAMQQARLLQQQEDEGEADGEEDDDDDEEEQDEVWRRRRGSPEGRPEPRGQGFSDEALRRRVVGNREEEEEEEEEEDT encoded by the exons ATGTTGGTGTGCATTGAGAGGAAAGCGGAGGCTATTTGGTGTCTCCTCGGGGAGAGCTTTCGTGTGGGCTGTGAAGAGAGAGGCGGCAAAGGAG gTCTGAGTGGGCGATTCATCATCACCTCGCTTCCTACTATTTACCA CTGTAAGGACGGCGTCTTCAGGAAGTACCAGGGTGCGCGCACGAAGGTGGACCTCCTCAGCTTTGTCGACGAGCAGAAATGGAAAGCTGTGGAGCCGGTTTCCTCTTGGTTGGGACCTTCTTCGATTCT AATGAATTCAATGTCGGTTTTGTTCAAGCTCTCCATGTTTATCCGG caATGGCATAACTACATGACGGAGCAGCTGGGGATTCCTGTTTGGGGCTCGTATGTCATCTTTGGCTTGGTCACTCTGTTCTCTGGCCTTGCATTGGGATTG ttGCTGGTGTTCATCGCCGATTTCGTGTTCCCGTCAAGACGGTTTTCGTCTCAGGATTACCTCCAGA AGAAACATGCAATGCAGCAGGCAAGGTTACTCCAGCAACAAGAGGATGAGGGTGAGGCCGATGGCGaagaagacgacgacgacgatgaagaagagcaggacgaagtctggaggaggaggagagggtccCCCGAGGGCCGGCCCGAACCAAGAGGCCAGGGTTTCTCAGACGAAGctctgaggaggagggtggTGGGCAAccgtgaggaggaagaggaagaggaagaggaggaggacacatag